The Carassius auratus strain Wakin chromosome 7, ASM336829v1, whole genome shotgun sequence genome contains the following window.
agagtgtggtaccaggtgtcttcaatattgaaccttttcagaatattctaattttctgagataatgaatttgggatttttcttagttgtcagttataatcatgaaaattaaaagaaataaacatctgaaatatatcagtctgtgtgtaatgaatgaatataatataaaattttagctttttgaatggaattagtgaaataaataaattttttgatgatattctaattatatgaccagcacctgtatataaccATAAGattataaaatgtgtataatacTTAGAACATACAAAGTTCAACTTAATTACAATAATTCTTCTGTCATCtgcagttaaaaacaaaaaaatcaagcaGTTAACAAAACGATCCCGCCAGCATTTGAAACATAAATCTGCTCAGCGTCTGTGTGAACATCAGACATGTGCTTTTCCAAATGTCACAGCCTTTTGTTCCCAAATGTAATCCAAATCTGCTTGTTGAAACCAATTGCATGTCCTTGGATTTTTGAGTCCGTTTAGCAAGACTTAAAGGCTatctttcaatttaattttataacttaatttatacagaatattgcatgaaaatgtaaatttaaaaagacATACATAAGAATACATATGTTTTACAACACCCACGggcagaaattaagaaaaaaaagtgcctATTCTAAGCTACGCTCCAAAAACCCGCCTTTTCCCAGAGAACGCGTCATATGACGTAACGACAGGCAAACATAGGCGCTGCAGCCTTGGTTCTCAGTGTGGGTTTACGTAGTCTGAGAGGTGGAAACAGAAAATAGAGATTGTCGTTCTCGTTATTATAGTTATAGTAGGTTTGAGTTGTCACAATGGTGAAttcttgtgtttgttttggaTGCAACAACTCCAACTTGTCTGGCCATCGGGTCCACCGATTTCCAAACAAGAAACACAAAGATTTCCATGCTTGGATACGTTTCGTCCAGGCAAAGAGAAGCAATTTCGCTGCCTCCTCGTTGACAAGACACACGGTGGTATGTGAAAAACACTTCACACCGGACAGCTACAACCAAGGAGATCTTATGGAATTTCGCATGGGATTTCGACGAAAAGAGTGGGTTAGGCTGGCAAATGGAGCTGTGCCATCGGTGCATGCAGGTCCACCTGCAAAATCTGGCGGGAGTGAAGAGTCTAACGTTAATGTTAGCACTAGGAGAGAATCTGCGCGTCGAAAAAGGGAGCTTTGCACAGTAAGTCTTATAATACCATATATAAATTGTTGTATCGAAATGTAGCTCTGCATGTAATTTctgcaaatgtatttttcttgACGTTATAATGGTCTTGGCATGGCACGAAAGCCCGCCTAGCTGCCGTCAGCTTACTCTTGTTACACCCCGTGAGGCGGCACATGAGCCTCCTGACACTTATTTTATTGAGCTATTAAGACCAGGTtccagaaaatgttattttttttaataaaaaatgtatgtggttGCATTCGCATATTACTACTCGGTTAAATTCACGCATTTAACTTGTTTTAGCGCCCGCCAAATAGATTTAATGTCTTATTTGT
Protein-coding sequences here:
- the LOC113105830 gene encoding uncharacterized protein LOC113105830 isoform X2 — protein: MVNSCVCFGCNNSNLSGHRVHRFPNKKHKDFHAWIRFVQAKRSNFAASSLTRHTVVCEKHFTPDSYNQGDLMEFRMGFRRKEWVRLANGAVPSVHAGPPAKSGGSEESNVNVSTRRESARRKRELCTACGTCGNERYWQNQEKVHRNMPACNLLLSGAIHFSGCMASQTIRMLKLFGLQCISPGTFFCHQRYYSIPTIMQAWRNEQRGIIRELKETGGGLILSDQILLDTVPNTVATP